TACCTGTCTGCAACACCAAACAAAGATATTATCTAATATCTAAATTAAACCCGATTTCTGAAAAtatgtgggtggttgccagggcattaccATGCAGTTGCTTTGGTGTTTTAAGTAGTTGTTAGCACATTTTGGAGTGGCTGTCATGAATCCCTGGACCCATTTTATACTATTTttgacattgtgacattatttacatGAGAGTTATGTATATTTGACTCCCAATTCCCATTACcacaatggaaaaaaagatggtcattaatATATTTGCTGATTTTAATTAAAAGGTTTTATCTATGGGTACTTTTGATAGTAAAAGTACACTGTAAAAGCTGAAAATTAAGGACAAATTCTTACAGGaatctactgtgattcttaaatacaatAATTTGCTGTTAcaaaatgttgcattctgggagatcaagagcaggctcactgtgaagtgactagttttaTGGTAAATAGCTGTTGTTtgcaaggcattaggggaaaaTGAACATTAAAAATCATGATCTTGGTGAAAGCTAGTGGTATTTTGAAACGTATATGTGGCaggcggagggcggtgccgggtcgtcatgctacacacccggtgcctaatcaggctaatcaagcctcaaagagcgataaaggccgaccggagatgtcagtgcaacagagagagaaatttacggacagctgttaatccctttacactggtgccgagatccaggaaggaggagggaggcgccgtagtagagtcctcgccactaccatccaccccaatggagcagatGCGGCCATcagccgggggacggaggagacCGACCGCCTGAGAGCAGAGGTATGGCCGCTGACTGCGAAGGGGGaaagggctcctaaccgaccgcctggagcagtcagggccgctgccaggggtggaggagacccctaccagctgctgaaaagCGGCAGGGTCttagaccgccgaccgcgagcagggaggggctcctggccgaccgcctggagcgggaaaaccgctgccaggggcgggagaGACcacttctgtttcccgagaacacGGCGGGGCATTGTGGATTATAATGGAgaaatacccataagcctttgcACTTGAATAAGTATGCATGCTATGGCAATGTATTTGggctacaaaaataaaaattaaaaatacaaatgtatatatatgtttttttttttacattgttaaaaaaacggtagcaaaaaaaagaaagggaaaaaaaacatgtacaaacGTTTTTATTCAGACATAATAGAAGTCTTAGTTTTATTTAGAGctgttgttttgtttgaagtcaccgttatggtgattagtgttctcttgagcACCCTGgaccttctttattattatattatgttcttccTGCCAGTCAATTAGTGTTTATGTAAACACGAGTTGTTGCACTGTGCTACTTGGAAAACAGAATGTAAGGTCAGACCAAATGGCACTATATGTGGCAATAGTGatgcattacaaataaaaacataaaagcaaaaacagtaaaGGTTATTTCAGCTAAATGATAACAGCAAATTGAATGTTTTGTGTTTGATGATCTTAAAGCATGACACGAGTTGAGAAGACACACACAGAAATCAACTCTCAgcatacaaaacaaatataattttatgtaaaaaagtaaaagctgaacattaaaacACAAGTAATttagactgcaacaaaaacaacgtcaaaataaaccaataaatagtacaaaatctaaataatttcttcatgccgcagtgcatgctgggaacttgtcgtgattctgcacacccggcccctaatcaggctaactAGCCCTTGAGAGGGCTAAAAgccgaccggagatggcagtgcgacagagagagagatttacggacagctgtccgacacttgtgtgtgtgtttgtctttttgtttcagtttcttattaaaatattatttatattgtcaagccggttctcgcctcctcccttccattaacccctttacactggtgccgaaacccaggaaggaggagggatacgccgtagtggagttctcgccgctaccatccaccccaaaggagaagccgcagccatctgccggaGGAGAACGGCCGCCTGGAGGCGGAAGAATGGGAGGAGGGTCTCCCAACCAACCgtctggagcggttaccgctgccaggggtgggggagaccccttatgtccaccaaaaacgcggaggggcgttctctccaccaggggccggaagactgcctccgatctgtccgtggaggcgcggctgtcatccattggggggggtgggggtggtggccgaggaccaagctacgacATATCGGaaaaccggcgagtaagtgttttctctctctctctctctctctctctcctactgcTGCTGCTCtatgttttgtttccctccccttgtcccctccctcatccaggtagacagggatgacctgccggcagacggtaCAGaaggtgtacgtcatgccgggggctccccagcctgagaaaatgagagagtactgtgacagggcagagggcggggccaggataaaggccgaccgaagacggcagtgtgacagagagagagagatttacggacagctgtctgacacctgtgtgtgtgtgtgtgtgtgtgtgtgtgtgtgtgtgtgtgtgtgtgtgtgtgtttgtgtttgtctttttgtttcagtttcttattaaaatattatttatattgtcaagccggttctcgcctcctcctttccatgaatccctttacacagCCGTAGATAGTATGTAATTTGACAGCTATATACTGCTAAATTACAGCtgtatgcattacagtaatgagaattgggggtaaaCTGTGCTTACTGTAAGTGTCAGAAAGtaattatattcattttaatgtgtTGATTTGGGTTTAAATATGACCAAGATATTTTCTTGAGAGTTTTTGTCAAAATCACCCCATGTGAGGTTGCTAAGCCTGTTCTTAGTGGTTACCAGTGCATTGTTAGGTCGCTAGGTGTTTGCTTACTGGCACGAGTCAAAAGTTCCAACTCCCATGTTTATGTCGAGTCTATTCTGGTCTATAGATAAGgctcagggtagggttgcaccagcataaggtctcacttaagttgagatgtaaagttcacactgaAGGCTTATTAACGACTAGTCCGTTTGTAAGTCagagcttaatttggttgcacaacctgttcttaaggcaagacttaactagtagatTGTGAGCTGTGCGTAAATTAATGCATagttgcataatatgacgtttacttgTACTAATCCAAAAAGCAGCCTTCAAACCATGTCCGCTCACGTAACTCCTGTTAATATAAACAAGTGTACATGCCAACATCACCATATATGTCCAAATGACTAaagcctgtcaaccaaaacatgagctcattgatgttaATAAATGAGTTCTAcccaagtttaatggtgcaatgctcatgTATTTAGTTTGGGACTTATTGATTAAATTTgggacttagtgcccatttacgccacaactaggctaaggtGTAACTTACTgcacgtatagctggtgcaaccggcccgtGGCCACTCCTTTAATGTGAGCCTTTGGACTTTTTTAGCCCATTTTAATTAAAGAAGTAATAGCAAACCTCTCTTCAACAGACCGTATgatatgaggtatcattcataCGGGTCCATATGGCAAATGGTAAATACTAGGACTGGGGATCATTGAAATATGCTGACATCTGATTCTGCATATGATAAATGACAGTATATAGAATATCCCTTTCTTTTaccagaaacgcagtgatttaaAAGGTATTTTCATGCCATTAAATGCATTGCACATAAAACTACCGGAATCAGGCAAGGACGTCAAGACATCCTTTCGTCACTAACGCTAATAAACAGAGCTGCCAGAGTAAACTTAATTTGGCCATAACCacaacacacattctctctctgaCTCAACACAACTTGCCGTCTGTTTTGATTATTTGTCACTAATGATGAAGCAGTTCtttgtatgatttccttttctcataTATCTTTCAATCTTGTACAGATTGCCCCAGGAAAACATAGATTGAAACTCATGGACGCGTGCCACGTGACGAAAATACAAAAGGTCTGACACTGActttaaagggaaaggaggagaaaGCGTAAGGGGTTTAGTTTAAGGTGGGTCGTTTccgcattttattattatattgtttttatgacCACTAGTCCAAACGTTTCACAAAGAGGCTGTATCAGTCATGCACAAACCTGCAAACCTCCTGtcttatcaaaaaataaataaactacaaaTGATGAGTGCACCGCCACCCACCGAATCTCATTGAAGCCATGGAAACATTGATGTACAGTAGGTGGGCCTTTACATAACACAATGGGATACTGATGTATTAAGTACCCGTTTCCACCCATTTGCGTGTTTTTGTCCTTACTCACTGTTCCGACTTGGAAAAGGTATGTCCATAATTTATCCATTGCGTAATTAGTCACCAGACTTTGATATTTTATGgtctaacttaactacattttaccatttttaaGTGCTAGTGTCCAGatattgttttgtgcttttatgtacAGACAACGGGATTTAAAAGTCTGAGGccaaaatggtctgcacttatatagcgcctttttaaccttagcggtattcaaagcgcttcacactgtgtcccattcacccattcacactcacacacaaatgatagcagagatgccatgcaaggcgctagcctgccattgggaggaacatggggttcagtgtcttgcccaaggacacttcggcatgtggagtcacgtgggccgggaatcgaaccaccaaatctgcgattagtggccgaccccctcaaccacctgagccacagccgcccacttGCTTGTCAAATTTCTGTCTAGAACTGGATATGTCCCTTTGTTGCTTTAATGAGAACTTGCGCTCAACAAGTCTGTGCAAAACACTGCAGTTCTGTTATATTAACGAAACACACGTGTGATGAGGCAATATGCCAACTAAAGAAAGTaatgtcaacacacacacacacacacacacacacaacaaccgccattcgccactaagtggcggtgacgtcgcCACGACGCTTGTCCCAGGCTATGTGCATGTGTcaaacgcccgctggcaggaggtctgagatgactggctgatgcaccacctgtgccccctactgtgccaacttgctgtgctttagccacccggcgctctgctcattgttgtgagcgtcgctcctctgcccacCGTTGTtgtggagggcgactgcctccaactggccagtagcgtccttcacgAGCCTCCTCCAAAGGGGtcgatcttgacaccgctggtaccagtcatcggcaagtccactcagctccacaacACCCTGTACctcatcactccatctcttctccagcccgtgccgcgcccgcttagccccctctatccggccgaacaaaagccgtttaggcatgcggtggccgagcatgcgggctacatgacccagccaacgcaaccttgcctgccggaggagctcaccgatgggactttgtccacatctttcaaagatttgtgagctcctcacacaatccagcctggttaaacccaggatggatcttaggcaggccagcctaaatgtttctaacacacacacacacacacacaagctaaaTACTCCATTCAAAAGGGTGAGTACTATTAGTCCTAGTCATACTCCTTGGGAAGATCTCACATTTGGGGTCTTCCACTCTGTCTGGCACCTACATCTTTCACTTCCTAGCAGTCTACTTGTTCCGTAAGCTATGTTAGCAGAACACAATCATTACAAAGTTAGCTCCTTTTGTACAGATGGTAACAACATTACTAAAGCAAAACAGCTGAGATGGGCATCAGCTAAAAGATAAATAAGCCACGGTTGTTTATACTAATTGTTTTACATTATATGTATGTAGAGTATATgcatacactcaccgaccactttattaggaacacctgtacatctacttattcatgcgattatataATTAACCAATTGTGTGACAgcagtgttcacatcaaccatcagaatggggggaaatgtGACCTCAGCGATTTAGACCGTGGGATGATTGTTGGAACCAGGTGGGGTGGTTTGAGTATCTCAGAAACTGCTGGTCTCCTGGGGATTTAATGCACAACAGAgcatggtgcgaaaaacaaaacacatccagcgagtggcagttctgtgggtgaaaacAGCTTGGTATTGTCAGAGGTCCGaggggaatggccagactggtccaagcggGCAGGAAGGCGACTGAAACCCAAATAACCACATGTTACAATAGTGCAATGCAGAAAAGCATGGAACATTGAGGACATTGGCACATGGAccattgaggcggatggactacagCAGTAGACGACCCCTCCGGGCTCCattactgtcagcttagaacaggaaacggaggctgcagtgggcacagtcTCACCAAAACTAGACAGTAGATGATTGGAAATAcattgcctggtctgacaaatctggatttctgctgaggtataCAAATGGTACGCCCACTGCAAAGCCTCCATtctctgttcttggctgacaaaagtgggacccaacgtggtcttctgctgttgaagcaaatccgcctcaaggttcaacgcattgtgcattctgagatgctattctgctcaccacaattatacagagtggttatctgagttaccgtagacgttctgtcagctcgaactagTCTGCCCATTctacgttgacctctctcatcaaccacCATCCTCAGAATGGCCGCTCGCtagatgttattttgtttttcgcaccattcagTAAAcactcccaggagatcagcagttacagaaatactcaaaacagcccgtctggcaccaacattcatcccacggtccaaatcactgagatcacattttttttccccattctgatggttggtgtgaacattaactgaagctcctgacccatatatgcatgatttgatacattacactgctgccaaacAATTGGTTGAGTTGAGTATTAAGGGCATCTGtggatcaggtggtagagcgggttatcCACTAATCGCAGatttggtggttcgattcctgccCCACATGACTCTGAATGCCGAAGTGTCctcgggcaagacactgaacgtcaagttgctcccaatgacaggctagcgccttgcatggcaactctgccgccattggtgtgtgaatgggtgaatgggtaaATGGGTAAAGCGCTTTGCAAACTGCTAAgttttaaaaaggcgctatataagtgcatacCATTTATTCTTCAATATGAAATTAAGCTGGAAATAAAGCACGGGGTACTGCTGTCTAATTCAGTATAAAGAGTTTTGGGAACTTGGAGATATTGCGAAAACAAATATAACCAAATCACAGCTTTTTGGATCCACCCATCTATCcaaagagatagacagacagcttgGCCAAAACATAAATAATAGCGAAAATGTAACATCTATTTGTGGTAACCAACTAGGAAATTGAATCCTCAGGTTGAATATCAAGTCTCCAGCCTGTTGGGATGGGAAGAGAGAGAGCAGATTTCTGGGAGCTCAGCCAGATAACACGAACTTCCTCTAATTTTCTGAGACATAGATGTGGTTATAAATCAGGCTCGGCACAGTTCGAAGCAATGGAACACCGTGGACGAGGCACTGGACACTTCTTAAACCCTTCATAACTTCGAGAACATCGTTGCACAACGCGTCGGCAGAGATGAGTGAGATAATGGGTATAGCGATGGCTCTCGTTATCCTGAGTGTTCACGGGGAGATTACGAGTAACGGGCATTGTGCGGGGGGCAACTGCTTCACTGTCCACATGGAAAAGGCGGATTTCACCACAGCGCAACAAGCTTGTGAAGAGAAAGGCGGACATTTGATGACCGTTCGTCAGGACACGACGAGCGATATACTGGCGGATTTACTGGCCGCCGTTCCCGGAGACTATTGGCTCGGACTGAGATATGCCGGTGATCGGTGTACCAACTCAACTCTTGGGTTAAAGGGATACAAATGGATCACCGGAGAGAACACAACTCAATACATCAACTTGATAAGCAACCAGATGCTCTGTTCCCAGCGATGTGTGTCAGTGTCATCGAACGTTCTAAAATGGAACGAAAGACATTGTCGCGAGGAAATTGACGGATATTTGTGCGAACACAAGAATGCCGACTACTGTGGTCCATTGAGTTCGAGCCAAACAGTCTTCTATAAAACAGTGCTTGGCTTTTCGACAAATGGGAAACTCAAAGAGATTCCTCAAGGAACCATTGGAACCATTCTGCCGTTTGGAACGCGGTCTATCTGCGCATCCGGCACGTGGTTTACAGGACCTTGGAGCTGTGAGGTGTTTGGTGGTGGTTGTGATTATGAGTGCGTTCAGAACGAACAAAACAACACGTGCACCTGCCCGAAAGGATATCAAATAGATGACAACAGAGTCACTTGCACCAAACAGGATGACCCATGTTTGCTGGCAGAATGTGAGCACGGTTGCTCAAAAGTTGGCAACACATATGTGTGCATCTGTCGCCAGGGGTTTGAACTGGATGCAGATAGGAAGACGTGCAAAGACATAAACGATTGCATTGATGAAAGTCTGTGTCAGGGTCAGAACGAGGAGTGTGTCAACACAATAGGTAGCTTCGAGTGTCGTTGCAAGCTCGGGTTTGAGAGAGAGGGTCTCCTTTGCATTGATGTCGACGAATGTTTTATGTCTGGATCTGTGAAATGTGATCACGAGTGCGTCAAAGATGAAGGGGGCTTTCACTGTGAATGCCACGAAGGATACATACTATCAAAAATAGACACACGATCATGCTTTATGATGAACTGCTCGTATAAATGCCCTGCAGATTGCGACAGCAATAATAGTGTCCAGTGCATATGTCCGTATGGTTACCTCCTTGAAGACGAACAATTTTGCGTTGATATAGATGAATGCGACAATGACGACTGTGACCAAAACTGTACCAATACACCTGGTGGATTTGAATGTTTTTGCTATGAAGGATTCGAGCTTATAGATGAATTCAGTTGTGAGAGAAAAGACACTGGGGGTTTAGATACCTCTTTGACTTTTGATGATTTTATACCTACCAGCAGACCCCCAACCGACCAGCCAGTGCCCCTTTCAGCTGGCATCCTGTTGGCAATAATGATTTGCACCGTTCTGTCTGTTCTTGTACTGGTGTGCCTCACTCACTACATACTGAGACGTCGAAATAAAATGCACCATTATGACGTATACAAAGGCCAGTGTGACGTCAGCTATTTTCAACAGGTGGTCATTGAAAATAACAGCGCACAACTGTCGTTGCCAAGCAGGTGTTTAAAACAAGACGCCTAAAATCGGACTTCATTTATGCTGtacaatgaaaatagaaaaattatGCCTATTTaagatatataaaatattcatcattttaacaaatattttttttatataaaatgtatttaatgacattgtaattatttcttttttgaaGAAGTATTCAGTGTCAGTATTGCTGAATGGTGTCTTGTGAAgagaataaatattttgtttaaatatttaatgctTGTGGATATTTTTGTTCATCTTTTACTCCAAATTTCATTCTTTCTTCCCCTGCACCGTTTGTCTCCATGCATTCAAGATGGTATTGCATTAATGGAATATTACGgggttaatacaagttaagctctatccaATAATGTCGACTCATCCAttcctacttttcttaaaaaaggagcaaaaatcaaggttacagtgaggcacttataatggaagtcaatgaggcCAATTTTTCGAGGGTTCAAATGCAGACATGTGAATCttataaaagcactcacattaattatttagttaaaactTGTGcttacttgagctgtaaagttgtgtaaatcATCCTTTTAGCAGCGGACTATTAAATTATGcgacgtcgtcatggcaacaaagttgtaaaatgtgatataactttacacagaagaaGAGCATTACCTTCTCAATACccagaaagtgattttatcacactaaaatcatgttagcatgcatgttgtttatgccttatggctatacttttgtgtgtgtatatatatatatatatattccttactgtaacctagattttgaataattttgtggtaatcaacattatgcaatgaATGCTGTCgactaagcttaacttgtattgaacccggaaaataATGTTTAATCCGATCATTTGTAAGCCTAATGCTCTAATACAGAAGGTCCTGCTCTCTGAAGAATGCAGTAATGTTGGTGAAGAGCGTCCTCTTGTGGGCAATAATGAACACAACAAGTCAAAGAGTCTTCTGCAGCTAAAGGCTTGAAGGCAGGGCCGTACCAATgtaatctgggccccctgactgtatattgctctgggccctttACCTAttaaaaaatgcagttttgaatttgttgtgggcccccccTGGACCCTTTGGACCCCTAGAAgtgttaccacctttcaccccactagctacggccctgcttTAAGGACTCTTTTTGTTTTAGTTCTCTTTTAGAGTTACTTCtgaggcttaaagtaaaaaatgaaaataattaacgctagttttttaaaagtattaaaaaagttaaaagtatTAGCCTATAGTATTAATATTCAGGCATTGGCATCAGTTGACTTTCCCTCTATTCTTCTCCAGTCGAGTACATTTTGGGTGGTTTATCATTTTTTAGCATGGGAAAAAAGCATGCTGAATTAGCTAATTGTATAAATTGATCCAAAACTATAgttcaaataatataataataataataataatagctccTGTAAcatgggggctttttaccccaaatgctATCTTTTCACTTATTGGACCGTGTCATAAAGATCATTAGTGGGGAAAGGAAGAATCGGGAGACGCTCAAATGCAGGCTGCACTGaatgactcactcacacacacacacacacacacacacacacacacacacacacacacacacacacacacacacacatcacacacacacacacactcagtcactcacacactcagtcactcactcagtcactcactcacacacacacacagacacactcagtcacacacagacacacacacactcagtcagtcacacacacacactcactcactcactcatctcattcactcactcacacagtcacacagacacacacacacattcactcactcacacactcagtcactcacacacacacactcactcagtcacacacacacacacacacacacacactcagtcactcacacactcagtcacacacacacactcagtcactcactcacacacatacactcagtctcacacacactcactcagtcacacactcacacacactcagtcacacactcagtcactcactcacacacacacacagacacacacacttagtcactcacacactcagtcacttacacacacacacacactcactcagtcactcacacacacacacacacacacacacacacacacacacacacactcactcactcactcactcactcactcactcactcacacactcactcagtcacacactcactcactcacacacacacacacacacacacacacacacacacacactcagtcactcacacacacacacacacacacactcacacactcagtcactcacacacacacacacacacacacacacacacacacacacacacacacacacacacacacacacactcactcactcacacacacacacacacacacacacacacactcagtcactcacacacacacacacacacacacacacactcagtcactcacacacacacacacacacacacagacagacacacactcagtcacacactcactcagtcacacacacacactcacacactcagtcactcactcacacacacacacacacacactcagtcactcacacactcagtcactcacacactcacacacactcagtcactcactcacacacacagacacacacacattcagtcacaccctcactcagtcacacacacacactcacacacagacacacacacagtcacacactcacacactcagtcactcacacacacacacacactcacacacactcagtcactcacacactcagtcactcacacacacacacactcac
This sequence is a window from Xyrauchen texanus isolate HMW12.3.18 chromosome 30, RBS_HiC_50CHRs, whole genome shotgun sequence. Protein-coding genes within it:
- the LOC127623602 gene encoding thrombomodulin-like, whose amino-acid sequence is MSEIMGIAMALVILSVHGEITSNGHCAGGNCFTVHMEKADFTTAQQACEEKGGHLMTVRQDTTSDILADLLAAVPGDYWLGLRYAGDRCTNSTLGLKGYKWITGENTTQYINLISNQMLCSQRCVSVSSNVLKWNERHCREEIDGYLCEHKNADYCGPLSSSQTVFYKTVLGFSTNGKLKEIPQGTIGTILPFGTRSICASGTWFTGPWSCEVFGGGCDYECVQNEQNNTCTCPKGYQIDDNRVTCTKQDDPCLLAECEHGCSKVGNTYVCICRQGFELDADRKTCKDINDCIDESLCQGQNEECVNTIGSFECRCKLGFEREGLLCIDVDECFMSGSVKCDHECVKDEGGFHCECHEGYILSKIDTRSCFMMNCSYKCPADCDSNNSVQCICPYGYLLEDEQFCVDIDECDNDDCDQNCTNTPGGFECFCYEGFELIDEFSCERKDTGGLDTSLTFDDFIPTSRPPTDQPVPLSAGILLAIMICTVLSVLVLVCLTHYILRRRNKMHHYDVYKGQCDVSYFQQVVIENNSAQLSLPSRCLKQDA